Proteins from one Pseudomonas bijieensis genomic window:
- a CDS encoding TetR/AcrR family transcriptional regulator, translated as MRVTKAQAQANREHIVKTASVLFRERGFDGVGVADLMAAAGFTHGGFYKHFGSKADLMAEAAASSLAQSLTDSSGLGVPGFINLYVSRDHRDGRGDGCTLSALCGDAARQSPELKATFASGVENTLAALERHYEAGQDAPQETIRAKMLDTLAHAVGAIMLSRACPDDSALADEILEVCRARIIAALPPSPAKQP; from the coding sequence ATGCGAGTGACCAAGGCCCAGGCCCAGGCAAATCGGGAGCACATCGTCAAGACGGCCTCTGTCCTGTTTCGCGAGCGAGGCTTTGACGGCGTAGGGGTGGCGGACCTGATGGCGGCCGCCGGCTTCACCCATGGCGGTTTCTACAAACATTTCGGCTCCAAGGCCGACTTGATGGCAGAAGCGGCCGCCAGCAGCCTTGCGCAATCGCTGACCGACAGCTCGGGCCTCGGCGTGCCTGGGTTCATCAATCTTTACGTGTCCAGGGACCACCGTGACGGCCGGGGCGACGGTTGCACCCTGTCGGCCCTGTGTGGGGACGCTGCGCGTCAATCGCCTGAGCTGAAGGCCACCTTTGCCAGCGGCGTGGAAAACACGCTGGCCGCACTCGAACGCCACTACGAGGCGGGGCAAGACGCGCCGCAGGAGACGATCAGGGCCAAGATGCTCGACACGTTGGCGCATGCCGTCGGTGCGATCATGTTGTCGCGCGCCTGTCCGGACGATTCCGCGCTGGCCGATGAAATACTCGAGGTTTGCCGCGCCCGGATAATCGCGGCGCTGCCGCCGTCGCCGGCGAAGCAGCCTTGA
- a CDS encoding ABC transporter ATP-binding protein, with protein sequence MIKLKLDNVNKQLGGARILRDVSLEISAGEFVVFVGPSGCGKSTLLRLIAGLDSICGGDLLIDGRRVNDLEPRERGVGMVFQSYALYPHMSVYDNISFGLKLAKTEKTSLRERVLKTAQILQLDKLLQRKPRELSGGQRQRVAMGRAMAREPDILLFDEPLSNLDASLRVQMRNEIARLHGRLGSTMIYVTHDQVEAMTLADKIVVLNGGRIEQVGSPRELYEHPASRFVAGFLGSPKMNFLPARLHTPGETSLIDSPLLGMTSLPFDSAHLAADSPLTLGVRPEHVSLIAAQGNAGVVVAGVEYLGSETYVHLETGEDEPLICRCEVNAGWHVGDRVELQLAFDNLHLFDADDTALRRHPAVIEVLAQDIPQRSPKAGVL encoded by the coding sequence GTGATCAAGTTGAAGCTGGACAACGTGAACAAACAATTGGGCGGCGCACGCATTCTTCGCGACGTCAGCCTGGAAATCTCGGCGGGTGAATTCGTGGTCTTCGTCGGCCCTTCGGGCTGCGGAAAGTCGACCCTGCTGCGATTGATCGCCGGACTGGATTCGATCTGTGGCGGCGACCTGCTGATCGACGGACGCCGGGTCAACGACCTGGAACCGCGCGAGCGCGGCGTCGGCATGGTATTTCAGTCCTATGCGCTGTACCCGCACATGAGCGTCTACGACAACATCAGCTTCGGCCTCAAGCTGGCCAAGACCGAAAAGACCAGCCTGCGCGAGCGGGTGCTGAAAACCGCGCAGATCCTGCAATTGGACAAACTGTTGCAACGCAAGCCAAGGGAACTCTCGGGAGGCCAGCGCCAGCGGGTCGCCATGGGCCGGGCCATGGCACGGGAACCAGACATCCTGTTGTTCGACGAACCGCTGTCCAACCTGGACGCCTCCCTGCGCGTGCAGATGCGCAACGAAATCGCCCGACTGCATGGGCGATTGGGCTCGACCATGATCTACGTGACCCACGATCAGGTTGAAGCGATGACCCTGGCCGACAAGATTGTCGTGCTCAATGGCGGCCGTATCGAGCAGGTCGGCTCGCCACGGGAACTCTACGAGCATCCGGCCAGCCGTTTTGTCGCCGGTTTCCTCGGCTCGCCCAAGATGAACTTTCTGCCGGCACGCCTGCATACTCCCGGCGAAACCAGCCTGATCGATAGCCCTTTATTGGGGATGACGTCCCTTCCCTTCGACAGCGCCCACCTGGCAGCGGACAGCCCGCTGACCCTCGGGGTTCGCCCGGAACACGTGTCGCTCATAGCCGCGCAGGGAAACGCCGGAGTCGTCGTGGCCGGGGTCGAATACCTGGGCAGCGAGACCTACGTGCACCTGGAGACAGGCGAGGATGAACCCTTGATCTGTCGCTGCGAGGTCAACGCCGGATGGCACGTGGGCGATCGGGTTGAACTGCAACTGGCGTTCGACAATCTGCACCTGTTCGATGCCGACGATACAGCCCTGAGACGCCATCCTGCCGTCATTGAAGTCCTTGCACAGGACATCCCCCAGCGCTCGCCAAAAGCAGGCGTTCTATGA
- a CDS encoding ABC transporter substrate-binding protein produces the protein MKQLKSLLPAALLGLCVGFPCLSTAANLTISCGAVGAELQLCKEAVEAWSKQTGNSVEVVSTPNSATERLSFYQQILSAQSSDIDIIQIDMVWPGMLAKHLMDLREVLPANATQGYFQAQVDNATVNGRLVTMPWFTDSGLLYYRKDLLEKYNKPVPQTWEEMTATARTVQQAERDAGNANAWGYVFQGRAYEGLTCNALEWISSQPQGGLVNAQGDIVVNSPASRAALTLAKSWVGDIAPRGVLNYTEEEGRGVFQSGNALFMRNWPYVWALVQSQDSAVKDKVGVAPLPRGGAMGSHASTLGGWGLAVSRYSANPKLAAELVSYLSSAQQQKHRALVGAYNPVIESLYQDPELLAAMPYYSQLRSILNDGVMRPASITADRYPRVSNAFFDQVHGVLAGERPVDQALAELESELTRIKRRNW, from the coding sequence ATGAAACAGCTCAAATCGCTCCTTCCAGCGGCGCTGCTCGGCCTTTGTGTCGGGTTTCCGTGCCTCTCCACAGCCGCCAACCTGACGATTTCCTGCGGTGCCGTGGGTGCTGAATTGCAGCTTTGCAAGGAAGCCGTCGAGGCGTGGTCGAAGCAGACCGGCAACAGCGTCGAGGTGGTTTCCACGCCTAACTCGGCGACCGAGCGGTTGTCGTTCTACCAACAGATCCTCAGCGCCCAGTCCAGCGACATCGACATCATCCAGATCGACATGGTGTGGCCGGGAATGTTGGCCAAGCATTTGATGGATCTGCGCGAGGTGCTGCCTGCCAACGCTACCCAGGGTTACTTCCAGGCCCAGGTGGACAACGCCACGGTGAACGGCCGCCTGGTGACCATGCCGTGGTTCACCGACTCAGGGCTGTTGTATTACCGCAAGGACCTGCTCGAGAAGTACAACAAGCCCGTGCCCCAGACATGGGAGGAAATGACGGCGACCGCCAGGACTGTCCAGCAGGCCGAGCGCGATGCCGGGAACGCCAATGCCTGGGGTTATGTATTCCAAGGCCGCGCCTACGAAGGCCTGACGTGCAATGCCCTGGAGTGGATCAGCAGCCAACCCCAAGGCGGGCTGGTCAACGCGCAAGGCGACATCGTGGTCAACAGCCCGGCCTCAAGGGCGGCGTTGACCCTGGCCAAGAGCTGGGTCGGGGACATCGCCCCCCGTGGCGTGCTCAATTACACCGAGGAGGAAGGGCGCGGCGTCTTCCAGTCGGGCAATGCGTTATTCATGCGTAATTGGCCTTATGTCTGGGCCCTGGTGCAAAGCCAGGACAGCGCGGTTAAAGACAAGGTCGGCGTCGCTCCCCTGCCCCGCGGCGGCGCGATGGGTTCCCACGCATCCACCCTCGGCGGCTGGGGCCTGGCGGTATCGCGCTACAGCGCCAATCCCAAGCTCGCCGCAGAACTGGTGAGCTACCTGAGCAGCGCCCAACAGCAGAAACACCGCGCCCTGGTTGGCGCCTATAACCCAGTGATCGAATCGCTGTACCAGGACCCCGAATTGCTCGCGGCCATGCCTTACTACAGCCAACTGCGCAGCATCCTCAACGATGGGGTCATGCGCCCCGCTTCAATCACCGCCGACCGCTATCCACGGGTCTCCAATGCGTTCTTCGATCAAGTGCATGGCGTGCTGGCGGGCGAGCGGCCGGTGGATCAGGCGCTGGCCGAACTGGAAAGCGAACTCACGCGCATCAAACGCCGGAACTGGTAA
- a CDS encoding glycoside hydrolase family 32 protein codes for MTPSVNTMNAPMPTPLERAQQALSDAQSRVIDDYRPDYHLAPVAGWMNDPNGVVFFRGEYHVFYQHHPFDAKWGPMYWGHAKSADLVHWQHLPIALAPGDDFDRDGCFSGSAVVCGDTLALIYTGHTWLGEVGDERLIRQVQCLATSVDGVRFVKHGAVIEDAPQAAIMHFRDPKVWQADGYWYLIAGARLGDTPLLPLYRSTDLRAWEFLDYVSSGNEGDGYMWECPDLFRLNGRDVLLYSPQGMRPVGYERLNKYQTGYRIGRLDSEWHFTGGPFIELDNGHDFYAAQTLEAADGRRLVWAWLDMWESPMPSQAHHWCGMLGLPRELELQGDRLGVFPARELVALRQAPLPSIAPWGESGSRWVPQVKGDRLEIHVHLDLLDCTEGHLGIALRCSADDQEQTLLYYDASLQRLVLDRSHSGAQVSGQRSVSIERAQTRLHLRVFLDRSSIEVFEENGRFSLSSRLYPRPDSLGVKLLANGTGGRVAIPKAWPLASGWL; via the coding sequence ATGACCCCGTCTGTGAATACCATGAACGCACCCATGCCAACTCCTCTCGAACGTGCGCAGCAGGCGTTGAGTGACGCCCAGTCCCGCGTCATCGACGATTATCGCCCTGACTATCATCTGGCGCCTGTCGCGGGCTGGATGAACGACCCTAACGGGGTGGTGTTTTTTCGTGGCGAATACCACGTGTTCTACCAACACCACCCCTTCGACGCCAAATGGGGTCCGATGTACTGGGGGCACGCCAAAAGCGCCGACCTGGTCCATTGGCAGCATCTGCCCATTGCCCTGGCACCGGGGGATGACTTCGACCGCGACGGCTGTTTTTCCGGTAGTGCGGTGGTGTGTGGCGACACCCTGGCGCTGATCTACACCGGGCACACATGGTTGGGAGAAGTCGGCGACGAACGTCTGATACGCCAGGTCCAGTGCCTGGCCACCAGTGTCGACGGCGTCCGGTTCGTCAAGCATGGCGCCGTCATAGAGGACGCACCGCAAGCCGCGATCATGCACTTTCGCGACCCCAAGGTCTGGCAGGCGGATGGCTATTGGTACTTGATTGCCGGCGCGCGCCTGGGCGACACGCCGCTGCTGCCGTTGTACCGCTCCACCGACCTGCGCGCCTGGGAATTCCTCGACTACGTGTCCAGCGGCAACGAGGGCGATGGCTACATGTGGGAATGCCCGGACCTGTTTCGCCTGAACGGGCGTGACGTACTGCTGTACTCCCCCCAGGGCATGCGACCAGTTGGCTACGAACGACTCAACAAGTACCAGACCGGCTACCGCATTGGCCGGCTCGACAGTGAATGGCACTTCACCGGCGGGCCGTTCATCGAACTGGATAACGGCCACGATTTCTATGCCGCGCAAACGCTGGAGGCCGCCGATGGTCGGCGCCTGGTGTGGGCCTGGCTGGACATGTGGGAAAGCCCGATGCCGAGCCAGGCCCATCACTGGTGCGGCATGCTTGGCTTGCCCCGCGAGCTTGAACTGCAGGGCGATCGCCTTGGCGTGTTTCCGGCGCGGGAACTGGTCGCGCTGCGCCAGGCGCCGTTACCGAGCATCGCGCCGTGGGGCGAGTCGGGCAGCCGCTGGGTACCGCAGGTGAAAGGCGACAGGCTCGAAATCCACGTGCACCTGGATCTGCTCGACTGTACCGAAGGCCACCTGGGCATCGCCTTGCGCTGCAGTGCCGATGATCAGGAGCAAACCCTGCTTTACTACGACGCGTCACTGCAACGCCTGGTGCTCGATCGCAGCCACTCGGGCGCCCAGGTGAGCGGTCAGCGCAGCGTGTCGATAGAACGGGCACAAACGCGACTGCACCTGCGGGTGTTTCTCGATCGCTCGTCCATCGAAGTGTTTGAGGAAAACGGCCGCTTCAGCCTCAGCAGCCGCCTCTATCCGCGGCCCGACAGCCTCGGGGTGAAACTGTTGGCAAACGGCACTGGCGGGCGCGTCGCCATTCCCAAGGCGTGGCCGTTGGCCTCGGGCTGGCTGTGA
- a CDS encoding alkene reductase, producing MTDRNLFTPHKLGDLTLSNRVVLAPLTRNRAGQGFVPSEFAATYYSQRASAGLLISEASQISQQGQGYQDTPGIYTQAQIDGWRTVTDAVHAKGGRIFLQLWHVGRVSHVDLQENGAAPVAPSALRPATKVFVNNRFEDVSAPRALDISELPGIVNDFRQAAANAIAAGFDGVEIHGANGYLLDQFIKDGANVRTDAYGGSIENRARLLLEVTAAVVKEVGAKRTGLRISPVSPANGVSSSAPQPQFDYLVDQLNALDIVYLHVVEGATGGPRDVAPFDFGALRQRFKNTYIANNGYDLDLATSRLVEDKADLIAFGRPFIGNPDLVERLKTGSPLSAFNPATLYGGGATGYIDYPTLAESSVR from the coding sequence ATGACCGACCGGAATCTGTTCACACCCCATAAGCTGGGTGATCTCACGCTGTCCAACCGAGTGGTCCTGGCACCGCTGACACGTAACCGTGCGGGGCAAGGCTTTGTACCGAGCGAGTTCGCTGCCACTTACTACAGCCAGCGAGCGTCAGCAGGCCTGCTCATCTCCGAAGCGTCGCAGATTTCGCAGCAAGGGCAGGGTTATCAGGACACACCCGGGATCTACACCCAGGCGCAGATCGACGGCTGGCGTACGGTCACCGATGCCGTGCATGCCAAAGGCGGGCGAATTTTTCTGCAGTTGTGGCATGTCGGCCGCGTTTCCCACGTCGACCTGCAAGAGAACGGCGCCGCGCCAGTGGCACCCTCCGCTTTGCGTCCGGCGACCAAGGTATTCGTCAACAACCGTTTCGAGGACGTCTCGGCGCCGCGCGCGCTGGACATCAGCGAATTGCCCGGGATCGTCAATGATTTTCGCCAGGCAGCGGCGAACGCCATCGCTGCGGGATTTGACGGTGTAGAAATCCACGGCGCGAACGGCTATTTGCTGGACCAGTTCATCAAGGACGGCGCCAACGTGCGTACCGATGCCTACGGCGGCTCGATTGAAAATCGTGCTCGCCTGCTGCTGGAAGTGACCGCGGCCGTCGTGAAAGAAGTCGGCGCCAAACGCACCGGCCTGCGCATATCGCCTGTCTCGCCGGCCAACGGTGTGTCCAGCAGCGCGCCACAGCCTCAGTTCGACTACCTGGTCGACCAGCTCAACGCCCTGGATATCGTTTATCTGCATGTGGTCGAAGGTGCGACAGGCGGACCGCGCGACGTTGCACCCTTCGACTTTGGTGCTTTGCGCCAGCGCTTCAAAAACACCTACATCGCCAACAACGGCTACGACCTGGACCTGGCCACCTCACGACTCGTCGAAGACAAGGCTGATTTGATCGCCTTCGGCCGGCCGTTCATCGGCAATCCGGATCTGGTGGAGCGGCTGAAAACCGGCTCGCCTTTGTCGGCGTTCAATCCCGCTACCCTCTACGGAGGTGGTGCGACGGGCTACATCGACTACCCAACGCTCGCTGAGTCCAGCGTGCGGTAA
- a CDS encoding NADP-dependent oxidoreductase, with protein sequence MKAFLIDRYGRNSGRMGDLPAPEVGDHDVLVRVHAASVNPLDSKISQGEFKLILPYSFPLVLGHDLAGVVVRVGSRVQQFKPGDEVYARAPDGHIGTFAEQIAVNENALAMKPMNVSMEEAAALPLAALTAWQVLVETARLKKGQKVFIQAGSGGVGNLAIQLAKHLGAFVATSTSTGNVPWVKALGADVVIDYKQQDFSSALQDYDVVLNSLGADELEKSLKILKPGGQLISISGPPTPQFAQAQGFSWPLRLITGLLSSGIRRKARRKGVSYAFVFMRASGPQLREIATLVESGNLKPVVDRSFPFDATAEALDYVEQGRSKGKVVIKVHSGMADE encoded by the coding sequence ATGAAGGCATTTTTAATCGACCGCTACGGCAGGAACAGTGGCCGTATGGGCGACCTACCAGCCCCTGAAGTGGGTGACCACGACGTTCTGGTCCGCGTGCATGCCGCCAGCGTCAATCCACTGGACTCCAAGATCAGCCAAGGCGAATTCAAACTGATCCTGCCCTATTCATTTCCCTTGGTGCTGGGCCATGACTTGGCCGGGGTCGTGGTGCGTGTGGGATCCCGCGTCCAGCAATTCAAGCCAGGTGATGAAGTCTATGCCCGCGCCCCGGACGGGCACATCGGCACCTTCGCCGAGCAGATTGCAGTGAACGAAAATGCCCTGGCCATGAAACCCATGAACGTCAGCATGGAAGAAGCCGCCGCCCTGCCCTTGGCCGCCCTGACGGCCTGGCAGGTACTGGTTGAAACAGCCCGATTGAAGAAAGGACAAAAGGTGTTCATCCAGGCCGGTTCAGGTGGCGTCGGCAACCTCGCCATCCAGCTTGCCAAGCACCTCGGTGCCTTCGTTGCAACCTCCACCAGCACCGGCAATGTGCCCTGGGTCAAAGCGCTGGGGGCGGACGTTGTCATCGATTACAAGCAGCAGGATTTCTCAAGCGCTCTGCAGGACTATGACGTCGTGTTGAACAGCCTGGGCGCCGATGAACTGGAGAAGTCGCTGAAGATCCTCAAACCCGGCGGCCAGCTCATTTCCATTTCGGGGCCACCCACCCCGCAGTTCGCCCAGGCCCAGGGGTTTTCCTGGCCGCTGAGACTGATCACGGGCCTGTTGAGCAGCGGTATACGCCGCAAGGCCCGCCGAAAGGGCGTGAGCTACGCCTTCGTGTTCATGCGCGCCAGTGGTCCGCAACTGCGTGAAATCGCCACGCTCGTCGAGTCCGGCAACCTCAAGCCGGTGGTCGACCGATCCTTCCCCTTCGACGCGACGGCCGAGGCCCTGGACTACGTCGAACAAGGACGGTCCAAGGGCAAGGTTGTCATCAAGGTTCACTCAGGAATGGCCGATGAGTGA
- a CDS encoding LacI family DNA-binding transcriptional regulator produces the protein MTSVKDVAQLAGVSLMTVSRALNTPEKLSPETLQRVRRAIDELQFVPSLSARRMRGDNLQARTIGVFALDTATTPFAVELLLSIEQTAQQAGWNVFILNLLSNPPTDQNIDLMLSHRPDGLIFSAMGLRQVSIPERLKSKPLVLANCLADDNQLVSYVPDDEAGQHRAMAHALSQGYRRPLCINLPRKSVAWRLRQQGLQRACQTFALAPEALLQYDLSDHDAYGETAAILDRHIVDGRPQFDILVCGNDRIAFCAYQLLLGRGLKIPDDVAVLGYDNMIGIAELFIPPLTTVQLPYYEIGRQAARHLIENLEVSGAQPVDCPLVVRASL, from the coding sequence ATGACTTCCGTGAAAGACGTTGCACAGCTGGCCGGCGTATCCCTGATGACGGTTTCGCGCGCGCTCAACACGCCGGAAAAACTGAGCCCCGAGACCCTTCAGCGGGTACGTCGCGCCATTGATGAACTGCAATTCGTACCGAGCCTGTCGGCGCGCAGGATGCGCGGCGACAACTTGCAGGCGCGCACCATCGGTGTGTTCGCGTTGGACACTGCAACCACGCCATTCGCCGTCGAGTTGCTGTTGTCCATCGAACAGACCGCGCAGCAGGCAGGCTGGAACGTCTTCATTCTCAACCTGTTGAGCAACCCGCCCACCGACCAGAACATCGACCTGATGCTGTCGCATCGCCCTGACGGATTGATCTTCAGCGCCATGGGATTGCGCCAGGTGAGCATTCCCGAGCGACTCAAGAGCAAACCGCTGGTGCTCGCCAACTGCCTGGCGGACGACAACCAGTTGGTCAGTTATGTGCCGGATGATGAAGCTGGACAGCATCGAGCCATGGCGCATGCGTTGAGCCAAGGCTATCGGCGCCCGCTGTGCATCAATTTGCCCAGGAAGAGCGTTGCCTGGCGCCTGCGCCAACAAGGCCTGCAACGCGCCTGCCAGACATTCGCGCTCGCGCCCGAGGCACTCCTGCAATACGACCTTTCCGATCACGACGCCTATGGTGAAACCGCCGCCATTCTTGACCGGCATATCGTCGACGGCCGTCCGCAATTCGACATCCTGGTCTGCGGCAACGATCGCATTGCCTTTTGTGCCTATCAGCTGTTGTTGGGCCGTGGCCTGAAGATTCCCGACGATGTCGCTGTGCTCGGTTATGACAACATGATCGGCATCGCTGAGTTGTTCATCCCCCCCCTGACAACGGTACAACTGCCGTACTACGAGATCGGTCGCCAGGCTGCCCGGCACCTGATCGAGAACCTCGAGGTATCGGGTGCCCAGCCCGTGGATTGCCCACTGGTGGTCAGGGCGTCGCTATAA
- a CDS encoding carbohydrate ABC transporter permease has product MSVSTTLAPDDEYLLTRETPVQRRRVRAAWLFLTPMLLCLALVAAWPLLRTFWFSLTDASLADTGDATFVGLSNYLFHSSAGWSGLLVDPQWWNAVRNTLHFTVVSVGLEIVLGLLVALLLNVQFGGRALVRALILIPWAIPTIVSAKIWSWMLNDQFGIINHLMLGLGLIDAPLAWTADADLSMWAVIIVDVWKTVPFVTLLMLAALQMLPSDCYEAARVDGIHPVKVFWWVTLPLLMPALLVAAIFRILDSLRVFDVIYVLTSNSSSTMSMSVYARQHLVEFQDVGYGSAASTLLFLVVAVIAMVYLYLGRRQLEVRS; this is encoded by the coding sequence ATGTCTGTCTCCACCACACTCGCCCCCGACGACGAGTACCTGCTCACCCGGGAAACGCCGGTACAACGCCGTCGCGTTCGCGCCGCCTGGCTGTTCCTGACCCCGATGCTGCTGTGCCTGGCGCTGGTGGCGGCCTGGCCGTTGTTGCGCACCTTCTGGTTCAGCCTGACCGACGCCAGCCTGGCCGACACCGGCGACGCGACCTTTGTCGGCTTGAGTAATTATCTGTTTCACAGCAGTGCTGGTTGGTCAGGCCTGCTTGTCGATCCACAGTGGTGGAACGCGGTGCGCAACACCTTGCATTTCACCGTGGTGTCGGTGGGGCTGGAAATCGTCCTGGGGCTGCTGGTGGCGTTGCTGCTCAACGTCCAGTTCGGCGGACGCGCCCTGGTGCGGGCGTTGATCCTGATCCCCTGGGCGATCCCGACCATCGTCTCGGCGAAGATCTGGTCATGGATGCTCAACGATCAGTTCGGCATCATCAATCACCTGATGCTGGGCCTCGGCCTGATCGACGCGCCCCTGGCCTGGACCGCCGATGCGGATCTGTCGATGTGGGCGGTGATCATCGTCGACGTCTGGAAGACCGTGCCCTTCGTCACCCTGCTGATGCTGGCGGCCTTGCAGATGTTGCCCAGCGACTGCTACGAAGCCGCCAGGGTCGACGGCATCCACCCGGTGAAAGTGTTCTGGTGGGTCACCCTGCCGCTGCTGATGCCAGCGTTGCTGGTGGCGGCGATCTTTCGCATCCTCGATTCCTTGCGGGTATTCGACGTCATCTATGTGCTGACCTCGAACTCGTCGAGCACCATGAGCATGTCGGTCTATGCCCGCCAACATCTGGTGGAGTTCCAGGACGTCGGTTACGGCAGCGCCGCCTCGACCTTGCTGTTCCTGGTCGTTGCGGTGATCGCCATGGTTTACCTGTACCTCGGACGCCGTCAGCTGGAGGTCCGCTCATGA
- a CDS encoding carbohydrate ABC transporter permease translates to MSPRLLKKALLRLGFWCLIGILLVYAVFPFYYAIVTSLKPSSALFQVSYWIDNPDFSNYAAVLNQASFLRAIGNSLVVALCVVTLALFLSLTAAYALGRVKFRGRGTVLMMVLGVSMFPQVAVLSGLFEVIRALGLYNTSWALILSYTIFTLPFTVWVLTTFMGQLPHELEEAAIMDGASPWVTLTRVLLPLLWPALVTTGLLAFIAAWNEFLFALTFTLTDSQRTVPVAIALISGGSPHELPWGLLMAASVLVTVPLVVLVLIFQRRIVSGLTAGALKG, encoded by the coding sequence ATGAGCCCGCGCCTGCTGAAAAAAGCCCTGCTGCGTCTCGGGTTCTGGTGCCTGATCGGCATCTTGCTGGTGTATGCAGTCTTCCCTTTCTACTACGCCATCGTGACGTCGCTGAAGCCGTCCAGCGCCTTGTTCCAGGTCAGCTACTGGATCGATAACCCGGATTTCTCCAACTATGCCGCCGTGCTCAACCAGGCCTCGTTCCTGCGGGCCATCGGCAACTCGCTGGTGGTGGCGCTGTGCGTGGTCACGCTGGCGCTGTTCCTCAGCCTGACCGCCGCGTATGCCTTGGGTCGGGTGAAGTTTCGCGGACGCGGTACGGTGTTGATGATGGTCCTGGGTGTCTCGATGTTTCCGCAAGTCGCGGTGCTGTCGGGATTGTTCGAGGTGATCCGTGCCCTAGGCCTGTACAACACATCCTGGGCGTTGATCCTGAGCTACACGATTTTCACCCTGCCCTTCACCGTCTGGGTGCTGACCACCTTCATGGGACAACTGCCTCATGAACTGGAAGAGGCCGCCATCATGGACGGTGCATCCCCCTGGGTCACGCTGACCCGCGTGCTGTTGCCATTGCTCTGGCCGGCCCTGGTCACCACCGGCCTCCTGGCCTTCATCGCCGCCTGGAACGAGTTCCTGTTTGCCCTGACCTTCACCCTGACCGACTCGCAACGCACGGTCCCGGTCGCCATCGCGCTGATTTCCGGGGGCAGCCCCCATGAGCTGCCTTGGGGCCTGTTGATGGCGGCGTCGGTGCTGGTCACGGTCCCATTGGTGGTTCTGGTGCTGATCTTCCAGCGCCGCATCGTTTCCGGCCTCACTGCCGGCGCGTTAAAGGGTTGA
- a CDS encoding SDR family NAD(P)-dependent oxidoreductase has protein sequence MDTRTTVLITGASTGIGAVYAQRFAQRGHDLVLVARDSARLEALAAKLRSEHNVAVDILQADLTRISDLTAVEARLRDDANIGILVNNAGAAQSGSFIEQSTDSVAHLVSLNTTALVRLASAIAPRLVKAGDGAIINIGSVVGLAPEFGMSVYGATKAFVLFLSQGLSLELSPKGVYVQAVLPAATRTEIWERAGIDINTLNEIMEVGDLVDAALVGFDRREPVTIPPLHEEARWDALQAARQGLLGQIRQSHVAERYQDPA, from the coding sequence ATGGACACTCGCACAACCGTTCTCATCACTGGCGCGTCCACCGGCATCGGCGCTGTCTATGCCCAGCGCTTTGCGCAACGTGGACACGATCTGGTCCTGGTGGCCCGCGACAGCGCGCGCCTGGAAGCGCTGGCCGCCAAGCTGCGCAGCGAACACAACGTTGCCGTCGATATTCTCCAGGCCGACCTGACCCGGATCAGCGATCTGACGGCCGTCGAAGCCCGACTGCGCGATGACGCCAACATCGGCATCCTGGTCAATAACGCCGGTGCCGCCCAATCCGGATCCTTCATCGAGCAATCGACCGACAGCGTCGCGCACCTGGTGTCGCTCAACACCACCGCGCTGGTCCGGCTGGCCAGCGCCATCGCCCCACGCCTGGTCAAAGCGGGTGACGGTGCGATCATCAATATCGGCTCCGTTGTTGGCCTGGCACCGGAGTTCGGGATGTCGGTCTATGGGGCGACCAAGGCCTTCGTGTTGTTTCTGTCCCAGGGACTCAGCCTGGAGCTATCCCCTAAAGGCGTCTATGTTCAAGCCGTCCTGCCAGCGGCCACCCGTACCGAGATATGGGAGCGCGCGGGCATCGATATCAATACCCTGAATGAGATCATGGAAGTCGGTGACCTGGTCGATGCTGCGCTGGTTGGTTTTGATCGTCGCGAGCCAGTGACCATACCGCCCTTGCATGAAGAGGCACGCTGGGATGCCTTGCAGGCAGCGCGCCAAGGGCTGCTCGGGCAAATCAGGCAGTCCCATGTTGCCGAACGCTATCAAGACCCGGCGTGA